One genomic region from Lujinxingia vulgaris encodes:
- a CDS encoding FHA domain-containing protein — protein sequence MTRQRCPQCDAPIEPGAPFCPACGARELSAPAFDDFDAEITRTEIQLQSPQQRARREQVGKQRVRLPALNTRSGTSVRTLIIGRDHGCDIVLDAPQISRRHVSLTPLGPQRWLARDLGTANGTYLGDRHRRLTQAEVGQDDVLFLGSYRFPLSRLKEFTQRAASPRSGGPLSLPPDKAVITLGRGPTNDIVLQSPQVSRHHARLVRESGGLFLEDLSSANGTFVGGQRIRRAPIEHDQIFSLGSFALRLDLQKMRLQKSYRGDILLQAENLRVEVPTPQGTRRLLDGISFTVYPTEIVGLLGPSGAGKTTLLNALIAYTRPSYGRTLLNGDEIFAHYDRYRGAIGYVPQEDIIHSELTVYQSLYYTAKLRLPPDTTDQEIDQRIWQVLHDLEIAQTADLRIGSPEQKGISGGQRKRVNLAMELLTDPSLLCLDEPTSGLASEDALNVMQLLRRLADRGKTILLTIHQPSLKAYRLMDNTLYLADGEQVYYGPAFPDSMLYFNPEVDADSEAAEPLLNDPGSCMRPLVAAARAGEPMETFAARYRQSAYFEEFVAARRRASEEVHLSPDTRRKPPTFELRQLRTLIHRYLNIKLKDRVGTLILLIQAPIVALLLNLVFFQDEGGVFTRMEHTPLALFLLVISAIWFGGSNAAREIVGEQAIYRRERMVNLSIPAYVASKFVVLGLFCLIQCVALLSLTYGPLGFHGHPLVHLLTLWLCALAGLSTGLLLSAAVRTSEAAIALVPIVLIPQVILGGAIMPVERMDTLTRALSATTFSRFGFEAMIHTEDRALAYEIPLDELPMATPEMPVAMPLMPHPLDRFYGEAQAGQLPDLGALGGFTLVLLSGVALTLRRRDMD from the coding sequence ATGACGCGCCAGCGCTGCCCGCAATGCGACGCCCCGATCGAGCCCGGCGCGCCCTTCTGCCCGGCGTGCGGAGCGCGCGAGCTCAGCGCGCCGGCGTTTGATGACTTCGACGCCGAGATCACCCGCACCGAGATTCAACTTCAGAGCCCCCAGCAGCGCGCGCGCCGCGAGCAGGTCGGCAAGCAGCGGGTGCGCCTGCCAGCGCTCAACACCCGGAGCGGCACCTCGGTGCGCACGCTGATCATCGGCCGCGACCACGGCTGCGACATCGTGCTCGACGCCCCCCAGATCTCTCGCCGACATGTGAGCCTCACCCCGCTGGGCCCCCAGCGCTGGCTTGCGCGCGACCTGGGCACGGCCAACGGCACCTACCTGGGCGACCGCCACCGCCGGCTCACCCAGGCCGAGGTGGGCCAGGACGACGTGCTCTTTTTAGGCAGCTACCGCTTTCCCTTAAGCCGCCTCAAAGAGTTTACGCAACGCGCCGCCAGCCCGCGCTCCGGCGGCCCTTTGAGCCTCCCGCCCGATAAGGCGGTGATCACGCTGGGGCGAGGACCCACCAACGATATTGTGCTGCAGTCGCCGCAGGTCTCGCGCCATCACGCCAGGCTTGTGCGCGAGTCCGGCGGGCTTTTTCTCGAAGATCTCTCCAGCGCAAACGGCACCTTTGTGGGGGGCCAGCGCATCCGCCGCGCGCCCATTGAGCACGATCAGATCTTCAGCCTGGGCAGCTTCGCGCTGCGCCTGGATCTTCAGAAGATGCGCCTTCAGAAGTCCTACCGCGGCGACATCTTGCTGCAGGCCGAGAACCTGCGCGTGGAGGTCCCCACCCCGCAAGGGACGCGCCGCCTGCTCGATGGCATCTCCTTTACGGTGTATCCCACGGAAATCGTTGGACTTCTCGGCCCATCCGGCGCCGGGAAAACCACGCTCCTCAACGCGCTCATCGCCTACACGCGCCCCTCGTACGGACGCACACTGCTCAACGGCGATGAGATCTTTGCGCATTACGATCGCTACCGCGGCGCCATCGGTTATGTGCCTCAGGAAGACATCATTCACAGCGAGCTGACCGTCTACCAGTCGCTCTACTACACCGCGAAGTTACGTCTTCCGCCGGACACCACCGACCAGGAAATCGACCAGCGCATCTGGCAGGTGCTCCATGATCTGGAGATCGCCCAGACCGCCGACCTGCGCATCGGCTCCCCGGAGCAAAAGGGCATCAGCGGCGGGCAGCGAAAGCGCGTGAACCTGGCGATGGAGCTTCTGACCGACCCCAGCCTGCTCTGCCTCGATGAGCCCACCAGCGGCCTGGCCAGCGAAGATGCGCTTAACGTGATGCAGCTTCTGCGGCGCCTGGCCGACCGCGGCAAGACGATCCTGCTCACCATCCACCAGCCCTCGCTTAAAGCCTATCGGCTGATGGACAACACGCTCTACCTGGCCGATGGCGAGCAGGTCTATTACGGGCCGGCCTTCCCCGACTCGATGCTCTATTTTAATCCGGAGGTCGACGCCGACTCGGAGGCCGCCGAGCCCCTTTTAAACGATCCGGGAAGCTGCATGCGCCCGCTGGTGGCCGCCGCGCGCGCCGGCGAGCCGATGGAGACCTTTGCGGCGCGCTACCGCCAGAGCGCGTATTTTGAAGAGTTTGTGGCCGCGCGAAGACGCGCCTCCGAGGAGGTTCACCTCAGCCCGGATACTCGCCGAAAGCCCCCGACCTTTGAGCTGCGCCAGCTGCGCACGCTGATCCACCGCTACCTCAACATCAAACTCAAAGATCGCGTCGGCACGCTGATCCTGTTGATCCAGGCCCCGATCGTGGCGCTCCTGCTCAACCTGGTCTTTTTTCAGGATGAGGGTGGGGTCTTTACCCGCATGGAGCACACCCCGCTGGCGCTCTTTCTGCTGGTGATCTCGGCGATCTGGTTCGGGGGCTCCAACGCCGCGCGCGAGATCGTGGGGGAGCAGGCCATCTACCGCCGCGAGCGCATGGTCAACCTCTCGATCCCGGCCTATGTGGCGAGCAAGTTTGTGGTGCTGGGGCTCTTCTGCCTGATCCAATGTGTGGCGTTGCTCTCGCTGACTTACGGCCCGCTGGGTTTTCACGGCCACCCGCTGGTGCACCTGCTCACGCTCTGGCTCTGCGCGCTGGCCGGGCTGTCCACCGGGCTGTTGCTCTCGGCGGCGGTGCGCACCAGCGAGGCGGCGATTGCGCTGGTGCCGATTGTGCTCATCCCCCAGGTGATTTTAGGCGGGGCGATCATGCCGGTGGAGCGCATGGACACGCTCACCCGCGCGCTCAGCGCCACAACCTTTAGCCGCTTTGGCTTTGAGGCGATGATCCACACCGAAGATCGCGCGCTGGCCTACGAGATCCCGCTCGATGAGCTGCCCATGGCCACCCCGGAGATGCCTGTAGCGATGCCGCTGATGCCCCATCCCCTCGATCGTTTTTACGGGGAGGCGCAGGCCGGCCAGCTTCCGGATCTGGGGGCGCTGGGAGGTTTTACCCTGGTGCTGCTCAGCGGCGTGGCGCTCACGCTGCGCCGCCGCGACATGGATTAG
- a CDS encoding VWA domain-containing protein: MTSCPDGQERNPVSGECRPGGEDSNDPDGGDPGDAGDGDTDGGGDLIDADHPHDGRDDLPPWDDESGDGVPNQYDNCPFAHNPDQADSDGDGIGDVCDNCPDTSNTDQAAFTTNPVDDRGIVMGNACAPGVEYVDTVTDDDGDGTPSTLDNCPDVANADQADSDGDSIGDACDNCPFAANVDQTASPGNPTGDNGLVVGDACAPEPGQIPICEEQTTEFERLNPNVYVVLDLSGSMDYGVGGPSDSSRPNRWERAVAGMNTVATELHDEIRFGVGTFTGNCNLSALTNRLSMGDHNAATIQNSYSGLNPNGGTPLDWALQNVINNDRVSDGNDPLDDQRVKSVLLITDGEPGCGEVEGARQKIVELRNRGVYTFVVGFAFDSPSLQTFATAGGTGSPYLASDATQLANAVRDISNILVSCSYNLDQTPPDPNQIWVSVNGTYLPQSDLSYNANDNVLTLSESACSQVRAIDAEALDLQIKMGCANACVPEQPTGLCDLYYQTCGEPLECESCSAETCDGVDNNCDGRVDEGCPECSINGSSCESDADCCGNLVCGSEGTCGFGCFPANVACTSNADCCSGQCAPVSGSEFGTCIIG, from the coding sequence GTGACCAGCTGCCCGGACGGCCAGGAGCGCAACCCCGTCAGCGGCGAATGCCGCCCCGGTGGTGAAGACTCCAATGATCCCGACGGGGGCGATCCCGGTGACGCCGGTGACGGCGATACCGATGGCGGCGGTGATCTTATCGATGCGGACCATCCTCATGACGGGCGCGATGATCTTCCCCCCTGGGACGATGAGAGCGGCGACGGGGTGCCCAACCAGTACGACAACTGCCCCTTTGCCCATAACCCCGATCAGGCCGACAGCGACGGCGACGGCATCGGCGATGTCTGCGACAACTGCCCGGACACCTCCAACACCGATCAAGCGGCGTTTACGACCAACCCCGTCGATGATCGCGGCATTGTCATGGGCAACGCCTGCGCCCCGGGTGTGGAGTACGTCGACACGGTGACCGACGACGACGGCGACGGCACCCCCTCGACCCTGGACAACTGCCCGGACGTGGCCAACGCCGACCAGGCCGACAGCGACGGCGACAGCATCGGCGATGCCTGCGACAACTGCCCCTTTGCGGCCAACGTTGACCAGACCGCCAGCCCCGGCAACCCCACCGGCGACAACGGCCTTGTGGTGGGTGACGCCTGCGCGCCGGAGCCCGGTCAGATCCCCATCTGCGAAGAACAGACCACCGAGTTTGAGCGCCTTAACCCCAACGTCTACGTCGTGCTCGACCTCTCCGGCTCCATGGACTACGGCGTGGGTGGACCGAGCGACAGCAGCCGACCCAACCGCTGGGAGCGCGCCGTGGCCGGGATGAACACCGTGGCCACCGAACTTCATGATGAGATTCGCTTTGGCGTGGGCACCTTCACCGGCAACTGCAACCTTTCCGCGCTGACCAACCGCCTGTCCATGGGCGACCATAACGCCGCCACCATCCAGAACTCCTACAGCGGTCTGAACCCCAACGGCGGCACCCCGCTGGACTGGGCGCTTCAGAACGTGATCAACAACGATCGCGTCAGCGACGGCAACGACCCGCTCGACGATCAGCGTGTCAAGTCCGTGCTGCTCATCACCGACGGTGAGCCGGGCTGCGGCGAGGTCGAAGGCGCGCGCCAGAAGATCGTCGAACTGCGCAACCGCGGCGTCTACACCTTCGTGGTCGGCTTCGCCTTCGACTCTCCCAGTCTGCAGACCTTCGCCACCGCCGGCGGCACCGGCTCGCCATACCTGGCCAGCGACGCCACCCAGCTGGCGAACGCCGTGCGCGACATCTCCAACATCCTGGTGAGCTGCTCCTACAACCTCGACCAGACCCCGCCCGATCCCAATCAGATCTGGGTCTCGGTCAACGGCACCTACCTGCCCCAGAGCGACCTCTCCTACAACGCCAACGACAACGTGCTGACCCTCTCGGAGTCGGCCTGCTCGCAGGTCCGCGCGATCGACGCCGAGGCCCTCGACCTGCAGATCAAGATGGGCTGCGCCAACGCCTGTGTGCCCGAGCAGCCCACCGGCCTCTGCGACCTCTACTACCAGACCTGCGGCGAGCCGCTGGAGTGTGAGAGCTGCTCGGCGGAGACCTGCGACGGTGTTGATAATAACTGTGATGGCCGCGTCGATGAGGGTTGCCCGGAGTGCTCCATCAACGGCTCGAGCTGTGAGTCGGATGCGGATTGCTGCGGCAACCTGGTCTGCGGCAGCGAAGGCACCTGTGGCTTCGGCTGCTTCCCGGCCAACGTCGCCTGCACCAGCAACGCCGACTGCTGCAGCGGCCAGTGCGCGCCGGTCTCCGGTTCGGAGTTTGGCACCTGCATCATCGGCTAA